CGCGCCGGTGTAGCTGACCTCCTGGCCGATCAGCGCGGCCGCGGCCGAGCGCATCTGCAGCGAGAAGTTCTCGTCGTTCACGGTGGAGAGCTTGGTGAGCTGCTCCATCATCGCGAGCTGGGTGGTCTGCGCGATCATCTGGTTGGTGTCCATGGGCGAGGACGGGTCCTGGTTGCGCAGCTGGGTCACCAGCAGCGACATGAACACTTCGTTGTCCATGACCTGTTTGGGCGCGCGGGTGGGCGCGCTGGTGTGAATGCCGCCGCCGGTGGCGGTGATCGCGTCTACTGGCATCGGTTCTCCTTCTCTCAGGCCATCACGTCGATGGTGGGCGTCCCGCCGAACACGACAGGGGCATGGTGGGACGGGACGGGCTCGGCAGTTCGGCCGTCGGATGTCGCGGATGGCTGGTT
The Diaminobutyricimonas sp. LJ205 genome window above contains:
- a CDS encoding flagellar hook assembly protein FlgD; its protein translation is MPVDAITATGGGIHTSAPTRAPKQVMDNEVFMSLLVTQLRNQDPSSPMDTNQMIAQTTQLAMMEQLTKLSTVNDENFSLQMRSAAAALIGQEVSYTGADGKTVTGIATAVSFAGPVPQVTVGGTDVALDAISGVTTPSTAS